In the genome of Arachis hypogaea cultivar Tifrunner chromosome 9, arahy.Tifrunner.gnm2.J5K5, whole genome shotgun sequence, the window CATTGCTTTACTATCATTGGTATTGTCCTAATTCAACTTAATCTACTATAAATTTGTACTTAAGTATCATTAATAACCCTACATTCTTCCATTGCAATTGTGTATCTAATAAAAAGTAAGAAAAATGGAATGCAGCCAAAAACAGGGCGGTGTGAGATGTCGGTGTTTCAACCACATAGTTGTTCCCTTGAAAAGTGGCAGCCCTGCCATAACTGAAAACAAATATTCAAATGTGAGCTTTAAGACTATACCTATTTTCACTATGTATTTTAAGGTGCTTCGGTTGTTCTTTGACTTAATGTTGATATTAAAATTGTACTGTCATGGTGCTTATACCGAGGTGATTAGCACCAGGATTTATAATCATTTACCAATAATCAAGTCTACTTTTATTACAAAAAGCTTACACTTCTTTTGTTGGGATATTTTGAAGATGGAATACATATTGACATGAAGAGCCTGAGGCTCTCAGCAAGTGTAGCAATGTGAGGAAGCAGAATCCGGAGAAACTTACTGTTAGGATCAATTTGGCCATGCCTTGTTCTTGTGCTGTTTTGTTTTTACCTTAGTGTTCCATGTTGGCGGTAACAGAAGATAAGCTTTGTGCATTTAATGATTGATAATGGAGAAACTTTCCTTGTCTTCCATGTGCTCTTGGACATGTCATTTAGATAGTTACTTAGTTTCATCACTCAGATATTTTACTATAAATAGGTTAAGTTCTACCTTGGTCAGCAACACCTACATTTActgtttagctattttaagtGAAGCAGATATCATCACTATGGATTCAAACACATCAAGCTTTCTTTTGAACTCCTCAACTTTTCACTCAGTTTTCTACCAAGACAAACAGAGTGATGACATCATTGATCTTGGTCTTAGCCTCAAAACTGTTCAACATGAGGCTTCTCATTCTTCTGCCAACTGTATGTTTTTTTCATccccttatattttttttaaattctttccccttctttttcttcatcatcattaacTTGACCAACTAATAAAGGTTTACAgttaagagtttattttattttatagtgaGAGATGCTTCCATATGCTGATAtaatgaagttatgtttggattTAGTGTATGATGATGATATTATGGATTGGCCTCACTCTAATCTCAACCTGAAGAACTCAAGCAAGAACTTTGATGAAGAGATAGAGGGAGTCCAGAGCAATGAGAGATGGGCATATGTGAAGGTGAATATGGACAGGGTTACAATTGGTAGGAAAATTTGCATACTTGATCATGGAGGATACTCAAGTCTAGCTATCCAATTAGAAGACATGTTTGGTAGGCACATTCAATAATGCAGCACTTGCAtgattttgtttacttttttatgTTTACATGAATTACCTTGTTGTACAACTCAGGAAGCCAAAGCCTCTCAGGTCTAAGATTGTTCCAACCTGATTCAGAGTACTCATTATTCTACAAAGACAGAGAAGATAATTGGAGGAGTGTAGGTGATGTGCCATGGAAGTAGGTTCTCTCGTCATCAGATACACTAAAATTCCAAAGTGCATGGCATATATACTAATGGAAATTCTAACTTTGGATTTCACTTCCTTTTCTTTACAGAGAGTTTGTAGAATGTGTGAAGAGATTAAGGATTGCAAAAAGGAATGCAGGCCTTGCTTCCTGTTCATCCGGATACATCTAAATTTTGTGTCATTCCTCATGTTGGGTTTCTTCAGTAGAAAGAAACCAAAACTATCTTGAtgaccttttctttttcttttcttttcatagttCCTTGATAACTTTATGTTTAGTTGGTGTCTTTCCACATAGAATGTGATGGAATCAGCTTCACTAGAAGCACATGGAATGTTAGAGAATAGAGAGTAAAGCAAGTACTTGATGGAAAATTCTCAAGGTGATTGATTATTAGCATTCATGTGGGCTATTACATATAACACCTTTCGTTTTCTAAATTTCAATTAGTTCACTTTATGGACCCTGGTGTCCACAGTGTTATAACAAATCAATGCCTAGCAACCAGCAATGATTCTCGGGACAAATTGTTGACTATGACAGTCACATATTTATTTGATCATTTCCTTACATTTTCTCTTCACTAAGATAATCAATTCAGTTAAACCATAAATCAAAACACAATTTTATTTTGAGCGTTGAATTCACAACAAATTAACTACCCAAAAACACACAGGATAAATGATATTGCTGTCCCTATCAAAGTCAGAAGAATAATAACACCAATTTGTAGTAAAATCCAAAATGACAGCTAAGATTTTTTCCTACATTGATGGAATTTGTTTCCCCAAAATTTGCGCCACATGGTTTGGTATCCCAAGTCCAACATCACAAGTCACAATTAACGTAAAATCATGGAGTAAAATTTATGAATGATGCACTAAGTTTTATTATTTGCATTATATAGCATGGTCTCAATATAATTAATACAAAACTCTTGTAAAATAGTATCATATCATATCCTAGAGAGCCATGCTAACTTGCTAAGCTAATTTTGAAGAGAGTGTAGGGATTAGGTACTAGGTAGCTTGACTTTTAAGGACTCATTTGCTTTGTCTTTTGCTACTCTTTCATCGAAATATTCTTTTTTAACATTATGCCAAATGTAAATTGAGATAGAACTTAGAACTTGGGTACAAAAGAAGTGACACAATG includes:
- the LOC112712043 gene encoding auxin-responsive protein IAA32-like, with product MEKLSLSSMCSWTCHLDSYLVSSLRYFTINRLSSTLVSNTYIYCLAILSEADIITMDSNTSSFLLNSSTFHSVFYQDKQSDDIIDLGLSLKTVQHEASHSSANLYDDDIMDWPHSNLNLKNSSKNFDEEIEGVQSNERWAYVKVNMDRVTIGRKICILDHGGYSSLAIQLEDMFGSQSLSGLRLFQPDSEYSLFYKDREDNWRSVGDVPWKEFVECVKRLRIAKRNAGLASCSSGYI